A region of the Exiguobacterium aurantiacum DSM 6208 genome:
GGGATGAACGAGAAAGGGCTCGCCATGGGCTACAACTTCATCAATCGTCGCCGGCCGGGGGACGGCTTCGTCTGTCAGATGATCGGACGGATGATTCTCGAGACGTGCGCGACGGTCGAGGAGGCGGTCGACTTGTTGAAAGAGATCCCGCATCGCGGCTCGTTCACGTACGTCGTCCATGACAAGTCGTCGAAGACGCGCGTCATCGAGGCGACACCGCGCGACATCCAAGTCCGCGAGTCGAACATTTGCACGAACCATTTCGAGCTGTTGCAGCACGAGAACCGTTACCATCTTGACGACTCGACGCGGCGGATGATGGAGATCAAGATGTATCAACATATCGTCCAAGACGCCGAGAGCGCGTTCCGGCTCATGAACGACTCGGACAAAGGCGTCTTCTCGGAGCTGTATAAGAGCTGGGCCGGCACAATCCATACGGCGGCTTATTTCCCGGAGACGCTCGAGACGTGGTTCGCCCTCGGTGGCGACCGCGACCCGGTCATCTTCGATTTTCAAACGTGGCTCGACGGCGAGGACTTTGACCTTCACGCCCTCGACGGCGAGATCGCGACCGATATCGAGTTCGCCAACACGGTCCAATTGTGGCGCTGACTTCGGTCAGTGCTTTTTAATGAAAAACGGGGAATAGTGATAACAGGAGGGATTTATATGAAACGAATCGGAGTATTAGCCATCATGTTGAGCACGATACTCATGCTCGGCGGATGCGTGCCGGGCGACGGGACGTACACGACCGACCCGGCCGGCTTCTTTTGGGGGATTTGGCACGGCTGGATCGCACCGGTGTCACTCATTT
Encoded here:
- a CDS encoding C45 family autoproteolytic acyltransferase/hydolase, with the protein product MQRVSSELTQFRGSHYDFGRFQGKYIKRSKLLENRTNQWKLRVPRFEIDEREAKQAFDRFAPKVWEELLGLQDELELTLADTLLHFGHFRVNNPVSGCSILTGDNFLVRNYDYHPMTYDGRFNVFQPDEGYAVIGPVSRVTGRMDGMNEKGLAMGYNFINRRRPGDGFVCQMIGRMILETCATVEEAVDLLKEIPHRGSFTYVVHDKSSKTRVIEATPRDIQVRESNICTNHFELLQHENRYHLDDSTRRMMEIKMYQHIVQDAESAFRLMNDSDKGVFSELYKSWAGTIHTAAYFPETLETWFALGGDRDPVIFDFQTWLDGEDFDLHALDGEIATDIEFANTVQLWR